Proteins found in one Gopherus evgoodei ecotype Sinaloan lineage unplaced genomic scaffold, rGopEvg1_v1.p scaffold_82_arrow_ctg1, whole genome shotgun sequence genomic segment:
- the DUSP9 gene encoding dual specificity protein phosphatase 9 gives MEALGKSTLWLCGELASPGCRLHILDCRSRERYDACHVARALSVALPGLLLRRLRKGKMSVRALLPPAPGAVLLYDEATATLPRPGRDGEESVLATLPRPGRDGEESVLATLPRPGRDGEESVLATLPRPGRDGEESVLATLPRPGRDGEESVLATLLRRLREEGCTAYYLQGGFSKFQSEWPDHCESSLEVPSASSSPAPAGTPVVGLGGLSLGSDGDLGPLSSGGLDSEAASPPSYPVQILPHLYLGSARDSANMETLAQLGIRYVLNVTPNLPNLFEEQGGFRYKQIPISDHWSQNLARFFPEAIAFIDEAVSQNCGILVHCLAGVSRSVTVTVAYLMQRLSLSLNDAYDLVKRKKADISPNFNFMGQLLDFERELGLAEGLPATPGAPDGHGQTPTSSPGCFFTPPPSECEEEDGSFQRYPT, from the exons ATGGAAGCCCTGGGGAAATCCACCCTGTGGCTCTGTGGGGAGCTGGCGTCCCCGGGTTGCCGGCTGCACATCCTGGATTGCCGCAGCCGGGAGCGCTACGACGCCTGCCACGTGGCCCGGGCGCTGAGCGTGGCCctgccagggctgctgctgcGGCGGCTGCGCAAGGGGAAGATGTCGGTGCGGGCGCTGCTCCCGCCCGCGCCGGGCGCTGTCCTGCTGTACGACGAGGCCACCGCCACGCTGCCGCGCCCCGGCCGGGACGGCGAGGAGTCGGTGCTGGCCACGCTGCCGCGCCCCGGCCGGGACGGCGAGGAGTCGGTGCTGGCCACGCTGCCGCGCCCCGGCCGGGACGGCGAGGAGTCGGTGCTGGCCACGCTGCCGCGCCCCGGCCGGGACGGCGAGGAGTCGGTGCTGGCCACGCTGCCGCGCCCCGGCCGGGACGGCGAGGAGTCGGTGCTGGCCACGCTGCTGCGCAGGCTGCGGGAGGAAGGCTGCACGGCGTATTACCTGCAAG GCGGCTTCTCCAAGTTCCAGTCCGAGTGGCCAGATCACTGTGAGAGCAGCCTGGAGGTGCCCAGCGCCAGCAGCTCCCCCGCTCCTGCGGGGACCCCAGTGGTGGGGCTGGGCGGGCTGAGCCTGGGCTCGGACGGGGACTTGGGACCCCTGAGCAGCGGGGGGCTGGACTCGGAGGCAGCCAGCCCCCCGTCCTACCCGGTGCAGATCCTGCCTCACCTCTACCTGGGCAGCGCCCGCGACTCGGCCAACATGGAGACGCTGGCCCAGCTGGGCATCCGCTACGTCCTGAACGTCACCCCCAACCTGCCCAACCTCTTCGAGGAGCAGGGCGGCTTCCGCTACAAGCAGATCCCCATCTCGGACCACTGGAGCCAGAACCTGGCCCGCTTCTTCCCGGAGGCCATCGCCTTCATCG acgAGGCCGTGTCCCAGAACTGCGGCATTCTTGTTCACTGCCTGGCGGGTGTGAGCCGCTCGGTGACGGTGACGGTGGCCTACCTCATGCAGCGCCTCAGCCTGTCGCTCAACGACGCCTACGACCTGGTCAAGCGCAAGAAGGCCGACATCTCGCCCAACTTCAACTTCATGGGGCAGCTGCTGGACTTTGAGAGGGAACTGGGGCTGGCCGAGGGATTGCCAGCGACCCCCGGAGCCCCTGACGGGCACGGCCAGACGCCCACATCCTCCCCAGGCTGCTTCTTCACGCCACCGCCCTCCGAatgtgaggaagaggatggcAGCTTCCAGCGTTACCCCACATAG